In a single window of the Nitrospinota bacterium genome:
- a CDS encoding phosphoglycerate dehydrogenase, giving the protein MSDPIKILVSDKLSDAGLAILKSAGFEVDVKIGLKPAELAAVIAPYDGLVIRSGSKVTREVIEAADNLKVVGRAGIGVDNVDVPAASERGVVVMNTPGGNAVTTAEHAIAMMMALSRKIPQASASMKSGKWEKTFMGVELCGKTLGIIGLGRIGALVAKRARGLEMKVIGFDPYISPEAAEKLGVETVGLEELYSRADFITIHTILNDETRGLLNSKAFAKMKKGVRIINCARGSIVDEKDLAEAIRQGIVAGAALDVFEKEPPDDMDFIKMDELVATPHLGASTKEAQESVALGIAHQVVDFFSRGVIINAVNVPSLSPEQIPVVRPYLELGEKLGLFIAQAAGGAPTKLEITYMGDAAALPTQAITQAVVKGLLEAHVGKTVNFVNASHLARSRGVTVSSTSSAAEGSYTSVVGVKLTTGNRETRIEGAVFPGGRAMLLKLDDFYLEAHLSGDMILFTNNDKPGVIGAVATALGKNGVNIASFELTRVEQGGLAMAVVTVDSAPEPAVISQLSKIENVREVRLVRL; this is encoded by the coding sequence ATGAGTGACCCTATCAAGATACTGGTGAGCGACAAGCTTTCCGACGCCGGCCTTGCGATTCTCAAAAGCGCCGGGTTTGAAGTGGATGTGAAGATCGGGCTCAAGCCCGCCGAACTGGCCGCTGTAATCGCCCCTTACGACGGCCTTGTCATCCGTTCCGGCTCCAAAGTTACGCGGGAGGTTATAGAAGCCGCTGACAACCTAAAAGTGGTGGGCCGGGCAGGCATCGGGGTGGACAACGTGGATGTTCCCGCCGCCTCCGAACGGGGCGTGGTGGTGATGAACACCCCTGGCGGCAACGCCGTGACCACCGCCGAGCACGCCATAGCAATGATGATGGCGCTGTCCCGCAAGATACCGCAGGCCAGCGCCTCCATGAAATCCGGCAAGTGGGAAAAAACCTTCATGGGGGTGGAGCTTTGCGGCAAGACCCTTGGGATTATCGGGCTGGGCCGCATAGGGGCGCTGGTGGCCAAACGTGCCCGCGGGCTGGAGATGAAAGTGATAGGGTTCGACCCGTACATTTCCCCCGAGGCGGCCGAGAAGCTTGGGGTGGAAACCGTGGGGCTGGAGGAGTTGTATTCCAGGGCGGACTTTATAACCATCCACACCATCCTCAACGATGAAACCCGTGGATTGTTGAACAGCAAAGCCTTCGCCAAGATGAAAAAGGGGGTGCGGATAATAAACTGCGCCCGGGGTTCCATAGTGGACGAGAAGGATTTGGCCGAGGCCATCCGGCAGGGTATCGTGGCCGGGGCGGCGCTGGACGTGTTCGAGAAAGAACCGCCGGACGACATGGACTTCATAAAAATGGACGAGCTTGTGGCCACGCCCCATCTTGGCGCATCCACCAAGGAGGCCCAGGAAAGCGTGGCGTTGGGCATAGCCCACCAGGTTGTGGATTTTTTCAGCCGTGGGGTGATAATCAACGCTGTGAACGTGCCATCGCTGAGCCCGGAGCAGATCCCCGTGGTGAGGCCATATCTTGAGCTGGGGGAGAAACTGGGTTTGTTCATAGCCCAAGCGGCCGGAGGGGCGCCCACCAAGCTGGAGATAACGTACATGGGCGACGCGGCGGCCCTGCCCACCCAGGCCATCACGCAGGCTGTGGTGAAAGGGCTTTTGGAGGCCCATGTGGGGAAAACCGTTAATTTCGTGAACGCCTCCCACCTGGCCCGGAGCCGGGGCGTTACTGTGTCTTCCACATCCAGCGCGGCGGAGGGTAGCTATACCTCGGTGGTAGGGGTGAAACTTACCACCGGCAACCGTGAAACAAGGATCGAGGGGGCGGTGTTCCCCGGCGGAAGGGCCATGCTGTTAAAGCTGGACGATTTTTACCTGGAAGCGCACTTGAGCGGCGACATGATACTTTTCACCAACAACGACAAACCTGGCGTTATAGGCGCCGTGGCAACGGCGTTGGGGAAAAACGGGGTCAACATCGCCTCGTTCGAGCTTACCCGGGTGGAACAGGGCGGGCTGGCCATGGCCGTGGTAACTGTGGATTCGGCCCCCGAACCCGCGGTTATTTCCCAGCTTTCGAAAATAGAAAACGTGCGGGAAGTGAGGCTTGTCAGGCTGTGA
- the hisZ gene encoding ATP phosphoribosyltransferase regulatory subunit, which translates to MIDAPRGVKALLFEEATLKGHIESRILSLLESWGYMRVETPAMEFFHVLSRGLDAETLKRVITFTDPAGGGKPLALRSDVTPQIARLAATSLYNRPKPVRLCYAATVYRSQIPGAGGRMEVYQAGAELVGLSSPEADAEILALALESLARLGLADGHISLSHAGYIKSIVDELGLAEPARAEVKLALKKKDMRGLERALENHKTSGPAREALLAAPTLFGGVELAGKAKAVNKGSEEALINLSKIIELLVKRGLGAKVTLDLGETRGMGYYTGVTFEGFVKGIGKRVLSGGRYDKLLSLYGADIPGAGFAIDVDRILDHFTRAGEPAGWAPADATLVELNDAVGVDALAARLREHGFRIVQELISRPIHEIIKEAAGMKIMTVIVCGDKDTPPDMVKIIDTADGKETKAHAEDMMGRPANYLHRRKVK; encoded by the coding sequence GTGATAGACGCTCCCAGGGGCGTAAAAGCCCTTCTTTTCGAAGAAGCCACGCTTAAAGGCCATATCGAAAGCAGAATACTTTCCCTGCTGGAAAGCTGGGGATACATGCGGGTGGAAACACCAGCCATGGAGTTTTTCCATGTGCTTTCGCGTGGGCTGGACGCCGAAACGCTGAAGCGGGTCATCACCTTCACCGATCCCGCCGGTGGTGGAAAACCGCTGGCGCTCCGTTCCGACGTTACCCCGCAGATAGCCAGGCTTGCGGCCACATCGCTTTATAACCGGCCCAAACCGGTGCGTTTGTGTTACGCGGCCACTGTTTACCGGTCGCAGATACCCGGCGCCGGAGGCAGGATGGAGGTTTACCAGGCCGGGGCGGAGCTTGTGGGGTTATCTTCCCCGGAGGCCGACGCGGAGATTCTGGCGCTGGCGCTGGAATCTCTTGCCAGGCTGGGGTTGGCAGACGGGCACATTTCGCTAAGCCATGCCGGTTATATAAAATCCATCGTGGACGAGCTTGGCCTGGCTGAACCAGCCCGGGCCGAGGTGAAACTTGCCCTCAAGAAAAAAGACATGCGCGGGCTGGAACGGGCGCTGGAAAACCACAAAACCAGCGGCCCCGCCAGAGAAGCCCTGTTGGCGGCGCCAACGCTGTTTGGCGGGGTGGAGCTTGCCGGGAAGGCCAAGGCCGTAAACAAAGGCTCGGAAGAGGCGCTGATTAACCTTTCGAAGATAATAGAACTCCTCGTCAAACGCGGGCTTGGGGCCAAGGTTACGCTAGACCTTGGCGAAACCAGGGGGATGGGCTACTATACCGGCGTCACGTTCGAGGGTTTCGTTAAAGGCATCGGCAAACGGGTGCTTTCCGGCGGACGGTACGACAAACTCCTTTCCCTCTACGGCGCGGACATTCCCGGAGCCGGGTTCGCCATTGATGTGGACCGGATACTGGATCATTTCACCCGGGCCGGGGAACCGGCCGGATGGGCCCCGGCGGACGCCACGCTGGTGGAATTGAATGACGCGGTGGGAGTGGACGCTCTGGCGGCCCGGTTGAGGGAGCATGGGTTCAGGATAGTCCAGGAGCTTATATCCAGGCCGATTCATGAAATAATAAAAGAAGCGGCCGGGATGAAGATAATGACTGTGATAGTGTGCGGCGACAAGGACACGCCGCCTGACATGGTCAAGATTATAGACACGGCGGACGGGAAGGAAACAAAAGCCCACGCCGAAGACATGATGGGCCGTCCGGCCAATTACCTGCATCGCAGGAAAGTTAAGTGA
- a CDS encoding adenylosuccinate synthase gives MPVTVVVGAQWGDEGKGKVVDMLAESMDVIARYQGGANAGHTVVVGAEEYILHLIPSGILHKGKTCVIGAGVVIDPEALLLEIDELEKRGFTVKGSLVVSGRSHLIMPYHKLMDQASEKNSGAGKIGTTGRGIGPAYADKASRTGLRMLDLFKPDYFKTRLTAAVTQKNALLEKLYGQPPVDPEPIFEQYMKYAARLKDYVSDCGRVIRKAIADGKNVLAEGAQGTMLDIDQGTYPFVTSSPAAAGGACTGLGIPPRAVQYVIGIMKAYTTRVGEGPFPSELCDGMGEDLRKIGHEFGATTGRPRRCGWLDAVVGRYAVEVNGITGITLTKLDVLDDFDELKICVAYEVDGETITHMPEDTDVFARCKPVYETMKGWKTSTSGVSRYEDLPLAAKNYIARVEELTGAPVSIISTGQDRAATILR, from the coding sequence ATGCCCGTTACTGTAGTTGTTGGCGCCCAATGGGGCGATGAAGGCAAAGGCAAGGTTGTGGACATGCTGGCCGAAAGCATGGACGTTATCGCCCGTTACCAGGGGGGCGCCAACGCCGGACACACGGTGGTGGTGGGGGCCGAGGAATATATTCTGCACCTTATTCCCTCCGGCATCCTGCACAAGGGAAAAACCTGCGTGATAGGAGCCGGGGTGGTTATAGACCCGGAAGCCCTACTGCTGGAAATAGACGAGCTTGAGAAACGAGGATTCACCGTGAAAGGCTCGCTGGTGGTTTCCGGCAGGTCGCATTTAATAATGCCCTATCACAAGCTAATGGACCAGGCGTCCGAAAAGAACTCCGGCGCCGGCAAGATAGGCACCACCGGCCGGGGCATCGGCCCGGCATACGCGGACAAAGCCTCCAGGACCGGCCTTAGGATGCTGGACCTTTTCAAACCGGATTATTTCAAGACCAGGCTGACGGCGGCGGTGACGCAGAAAAACGCCCTGCTGGAAAAACTGTACGGCCAGCCACCCGTTGATCCGGAGCCGATATTCGAACAGTATATGAAATACGCGGCGCGGCTGAAAGATTACGTGTCCGATTGCGGCAGGGTAATCCGCAAGGCCATCGCCGACGGCAAGAACGTGCTGGCCGAAGGCGCCCAAGGCACCATGCTGGATATAGACCAGGGAACCTATCCGTTCGTCACCAGTTCACCGGCGGCGGCGGGCGGGGCATGCACGGGGCTGGGGATACCGCCCCGGGCCGTGCAATACGTAATAGGCATCATGAAAGCTTACACCACCCGCGTGGGTGAAGGCCCCTTCCCTTCCGAGCTTTGCGACGGGATGGGTGAAGACCTGCGCAAGATAGGACACGAGTTTGGCGCCACCACCGGCAGGCCGCGCCGGTGCGGCTGGCTGGACGCTGTTGTGGGCAGATACGCCGTGGAGGTGAACGGCATCACCGGCATAACCCTTACCAAGCTGGACGTGCTGGACGACTTCGACGAGCTTAAAATATGCGTGGCCTACGAGGTGGACGGGGAGACCATAACCCACATGCCCGAAGACACGGACGTGTTCGCCCGGTGCAAACCGGTTTACGAGACCATGAAAGGCTGGAAGACCTCCACATCCGGCGTTTCCCGTTATGAAGACTTGCCCTTGGCGGCTAAAAACTACATCGCGCGGGTGGAGGAGCTTACAGGCGCCCCCGTCAGCATCATATCCACAGGGCAGGACCGGGCCGCCACCATCCTGCGCTAA
- a CDS encoding YchF/TatD family DNA exonuclease, whose product MPADSHCHLNDPAFEADREEAIARAQEAGVSLILNVGYDAPTSHLGIKLAERHGWMYASAGIHPNSATMADGKTLSTIRDLAKHPAVVAIGETGLDYYRDRAPKDVQENSFRAHIAIARELGKPVIIHCRDAYEDALRILKEEEIEKTGGVMHCFGGSPEEARKFLELNLHISFAGNITYPKAGGLREAVKAVPGHRLLIETDAPYLAPQKNRGARNEPSYLPEVAKTAAETRGVTYEDIQRISVTNFEELFNIGGAKEGEIVYKIRDSLYLNVTRACTNRCYFCPRFYSDTIQGHNLRLTRDPSAEELIEAIGDPENYSEIVFCGYGEPTLRLNVILAVAKWVKENGGVTRLNTNGHGNHIAKRDIIPEIAGLIDTVSVSLNATDPQIYDEICDPQIPHAWEATVEFIKLCKGRIPKVTATVVAIPDKVDIETARRFVEDGLGVKFRVREYNLVG is encoded by the coding sequence ATGCCCGCCGATTCCCATTGCCATTTGAACGACCCGGCTTTTGAAGCCGACCGGGAAGAGGCCATCGCCCGAGCCCAGGAGGCCGGCGTAAGCCTTATCCTTAACGTGGGGTACGACGCGCCCACCTCCCACCTGGGCATTAAACTTGCCGAACGGCACGGGTGGATGTACGCCTCCGCCGGGATACATCCCAACAGCGCCACCATGGCGGACGGGAAAACATTGTCCACAATCCGCGACCTGGCAAAACATCCGGCGGTTGTGGCCATCGGCGAGACGGGGCTGGACTATTACCGCGACCGGGCGCCAAAGGATGTTCAGGAAAATTCTTTCCGCGCCCACATAGCCATCGCCCGCGAACTGGGCAAACCGGTGATAATCCATTGCCGGGACGCTTATGAAGACGCTTTGCGGATACTCAAGGAAGAAGAGATAGAAAAGACAGGCGGGGTGATGCACTGTTTCGGCGGCTCGCCGGAGGAGGCCCGCAAATTCCTGGAGCTAAACCTGCACATATCGTTCGCCGGGAACATCACCTACCCTAAAGCTGGCGGCCTTCGCGAGGCGGTGAAAGCCGTGCCGGGCCACAGGCTGTTGATAGAGACCGACGCGCCATATCTTGCGCCCCAGAAAAACCGGGGCGCCCGCAACGAGCCTTCATATCTGCCGGAAGTGGCCAAAACGGCGGCGGAGACCAGAGGCGTTACGTATGAGGACATCCAACGGATAAGCGTCACCAATTTCGAGGAGCTGTTCAACATCGGCGGGGCCAAAGAGGGGGAGATCGTTTATAAAATCCGCGACTCCCTATACCTGAACGTCACCCGAGCATGCACGAACCGGTGTTATTTCTGCCCCCGGTTCTATTCGGACACCATCCAGGGTCACAACCTGCGCCTTACCCGCGACCCTTCGGCGGAGGAGCTTATAGAAGCCATCGGCGATCCGGAGAATTACAGCGAAATAGTGTTCTGCGGATATGGCGAGCCGACATTGCGGTTGAATGTGATTCTCGCCGTGGCGAAGTGGGTGAAGGAAAACGGCGGCGTAACCCGGCTTAACACCAACGGCCACGGCAACCACATCGCCAAACGGGACATCATCCCGGAAATTGCCGGGCTTATAGACACAGTATCGGTAAGCCTCAACGCCACCGACCCGCAGATATACGATGAAATCTGCGACCCGCAAATACCCCATGCGTGGGAGGCCACGGTGGAATTTATAAAACTATGCAAGGGGCGCATACCCAAAGTGACCGCCACGGTAGTGGCCATCCCGGACAAGGTGGATATTGAAACGGCCCGCAGGTTCGTGGAGGACGGGCTGGGGGTAAAATTCCGTGTGCGGGAATATAACCTGGTAGGGTGA
- a CDS encoding type II toxin-antitoxin system RelE/ParE family toxin → MIKSFKDKEAEKIFHRQPSKKLAPDIQRTAKKKLNMLDATVSLGALNIPPGNRLEALKGNRADQFSIRINDQWRICFIWHDGDAYDMEIADYH, encoded by the coding sequence ATGATAAAGAGCTTCAAGGATAAGGAAGCTGAAAAAATATTTCACAGGCAACCTAGTAAAAAATTGGCGCCAGATATTCAAAGGACGGCAAAAAAGAAACTAAACATGCTAGACGCGACTGTATCGCTAGGAGCCTTAAACATACCCCCAGGCAACAGGCTAGAGGCTTTAAAGGGAAACAGGGCCGACCAATTTAGTATAAGGATTAACGACCAGTGGCGGATCTGCTTCATTTGGCATGATGGGGACGCTTATGATATGGAAATCGCGGATTATCATTAA
- a CDS encoding HigA family addiction module antidote protein: MKKMEPIYPGEILLEEFLEPMGISQNLLARETKTSPRRINEIVLGKRAITGDTAIRLGRFFGVEPEFWMNLQSRYDLEVAEDRFDPKLKIEVGRYKELARK; this comes from the coding sequence ATGAAAAAGATGGAACCTATTTACCCGGGCGAAATCCTCCTTGAGGAATTTTTGGAGCCTATGGGTATTAGCCAGAACCTTCTGGCGCGTGAAACTAAAACGTCGCCCCGGCGGATTAACGAAATCGTCTTGGGCAAACGCGCCATCACTGGTGACACCGCAATCAGGCTTGGCAGGTTTTTCGGCGTGGAGCCGGAATTCTGGATGAACCTGCAATCCCGGTATGATCTGGAGGTAGCAGAAGACCGTTTCGACCCTAAATTGAAGATTGAGGTTGGCCGGTACAAAGAATTGGCCAGAAAATAA
- a CDS encoding adenine phosphoribosyltransferase: MPSDLKQSIREVPDFPKKGILFYDITTLFSDARAFRRSVDMLVHRYVNWRPDIFVGIESRGFIIASALAYALGTGVVLIRKPGKLPWKTYKMAYELEYGKNEIEIHQDAITPGQKVVIVDDLLATGGTINAAAELVKKVGGDIQELAFFVELTFLKGRDKIPGYNVHSLIKYDG, encoded by the coding sequence ATGCCCAGTGATTTAAAGCAATCCATCCGGGAAGTGCCGGATTTTCCTAAAAAAGGGATTCTTTTTTACGATATCACCACGCTTTTTTCCGACGCCCGCGCGTTCCGCCGCTCGGTGGACATGCTGGTGCATCGCTACGTTAATTGGCGGCCGGACATTTTCGTAGGCATAGAGTCCCGCGGGTTCATCATCGCCTCGGCCCTGGCTTACGCTTTGGGAACCGGCGTGGTGCTCATAAGGAAACCGGGTAAACTTCCCTGGAAAACATACAAGATGGCCTACGAGCTGGAATATGGGAAGAACGAGATAGAGATCCATCAGGACGCGATCACCCCCGGCCAGAAAGTGGTTATAGTGGACGACCTCCTGGCCACCGGCGGCACCATTAACGCCGCGGCGGAGCTGGTGAAAAAGGTCGGGGGGGATATCCAGGAATTGGCGTTTTTCGTGGAACTGACGTTTCTTAAAGGCCGGGACAAGATACCCGGTTACAACGTGCACTCGCTGATAAAGTACGACGGCTAG
- a CDS encoding thioredoxin family protein — MKSSDVVIFAPVHRMERYPAGASYKMLFSLKFREGWHSQSHTPSMPNLIPTKLTVAGNEGISPGRVFYPEGKLTKFAFSQEPLSTYEGTTYIGVNIAIDTSTKPGEHRLPVTLTLQACDEKACIMPANITLDLRVIVVAPDAPAVEINHDVFSMNEELFKAKDGEYIAGGDIKTYLTEHGLPLTYLFIFLGGLALNLTPCVYPLIPITVSYFGGESEQKRRRLFVHSVLYLLGMAMTYSMLGLFAAMTGSLFGGLLQHWAVIAVIAGAMAVLSLAMFGFYEIRPPAFLTQIGGKNRQGFFGTFMMGATVGIIAAPCIGPFVLGLLTFVGEKGDLFLGFTMFFTLAVGLGIPFVILALFSGAVSSLPRSGMWMVWVKHVFGFIMLVMAVYFLQPLLPDRLFGYILSGLLIISGAALVFIPKIKGAGKAFRSIRWAVSLAFVAAGAYLLYPSTAPAVAVKWEKASIAAIDGAKAQGKPVMIDFSAEWCVPCKELEHYTFPDPRVAAYSTDVVFMKADITKGDDAENESLKKRFRVIGVPTIIFLDKNGTELGDLRLAGFENAEDFLKRLDRAKQ; from the coding sequence ATGAAAAGTTCGGACGTGGTTATCTTCGCCCCTGTCCACAGGATGGAACGGTACCCCGCGGGCGCGTCTTACAAAATGCTGTTCAGCCTGAAATTCCGGGAGGGGTGGCACAGCCAGTCCCACACCCCTTCCATGCCAAACCTTATCCCCACCAAACTTACCGTTGCGGGAAACGAGGGGATCAGCCCCGGGCGGGTGTTTTACCCCGAAGGCAAGCTTACAAAATTCGCTTTCTCCCAGGAACCGCTATCCACTTACGAGGGAACCACCTACATTGGCGTTAACATCGCCATTGACACATCCACAAAACCGGGCGAACACCGTTTGCCGGTGACGCTTACGCTCCAGGCGTGCGATGAGAAGGCATGCATCATGCCAGCCAACATCACCCTTGACCTGCGTGTGATAGTGGTGGCCCCCGACGCCCCGGCGGTGGAGATAAACCATGACGTCTTCTCCATGAACGAGGAGCTTTTCAAGGCTAAAGACGGTGAATATATTGCCGGGGGAGATATAAAGACATATCTTACCGAACACGGCCTGCCGCTGACTTATCTATTCATCTTCCTGGGCGGGCTGGCGCTGAACCTTACCCCGTGCGTGTATCCGCTTATTCCCATCACCGTGTCATACTTCGGCGGCGAGAGTGAACAGAAACGCAGGCGTTTGTTTGTCCATTCCGTCCTGTATCTTTTAGGAATGGCGATGACATATTCCATGCTGGGCCTTTTCGCGGCCATGACGGGTAGCCTGTTCGGCGGCCTTCTCCAGCACTGGGCGGTGATTGCGGTAATAGCCGGGGCCATGGCGGTGTTGAGCCTTGCCATGTTCGGGTTCTATGAAATCCGGCCACCGGCGTTCCTCACCCAGATCGGCGGAAAGAACCGTCAGGGCTTTTTCGGCACCTTCATGATGGGAGCCACGGTGGGGATAATCGCCGCGCCTTGCATAGGGCCCTTCGTGCTGGGGCTGTTGACGTTCGTCGGCGAGAAGGGGGACCTGTTCCTGGGATTCACCATGTTCTTCACCCTGGCGGTTGGATTGGGGATTCCATTCGTGATACTGGCGCTGTTCTCCGGGGCCGTCTCTTCCCTGCCCCGTTCTGGCATGTGGATGGTGTGGGTGAAACACGTGTTCGGTTTCATAATGCTGGTGATGGCGGTTTATTTCCTGCAACCGCTCCTGCCGGATAGACTTTTCGGATATATCTTGAGCGGCCTGTTGATAATCTCCGGCGCGGCGCTGGTTTTCATTCCGAAAATAAAAGGGGCGGGCAAGGCGTTCCGCTCCATCAGATGGGCGGTGTCGCTGGCCTTTGTGGCGGCGGGGGCGTACCTTTTATATCCATCCACCGCCCCGGCTGTTGCGGTGAAGTGGGAAAAGGCCAGCATTGCGGCCATAGACGGGGCAAAGGCCCAGGGCAAACCGGTGATGATAGATTTCTCAGCCGAGTGGTGCGTGCCCTGTAAAGAGCTGGAGCATTACACCTTCCCAGACCCGAGGGTGGCGGCTTATTCCACCGATGTGGTTTTCATGAAAGCCGACATTACCAAAGGTGACGACGCGGAGAACGAGTCGCTGAAGAAACGGTTCCGCGTGATAGGCGTGCCCACCATAATCTTCCTGGATAAAAACGGAACGGAACTGGGCGACCTTAGGCTGGCCGGTTTCGAGAACGCCGAGGATTTTTTGAAGAGGTTGGACAGAGCCAAGCAGTAA
- a CDS encoding Glu/Leu/Phe/Val dehydrogenase — protein sequence MTDSANKTVELLRKVGSLLELDTRYPGERIIDRIAASDKIIRFKSIIRMDDGTVGIFQCFRVQHSDTLGPYKGGTRLHPAVNMDEVKILATLMTLKTALVDVPFGGGKGGIVADPSKMSRSEVERLIRKYALKLLNDIGPNTDIPAPDVNTGEREMAWIYDEYRKYRELARGVVTGKPLELGGSAGRNEATGEAVAYIATRAAQDAGLNKSFTVAIEGFGKVGIHCARWLWERGVKVVAVSDSSAMVEDPAGINVPELIAHKAKNGTVAGFLPARPREEIIATRAGVFIPCALEDSIRVDNAGSVTAKIIVEGANAPVALDAEPLLRERGITVVPDIMANAGGVIVSYFEWVQNREGFYWDEALVKQRLMDKMGAVYGKVTKYAAEKKLNLREAAYCLAVEKIARAVHVRGIQ from the coding sequence ATGACCGATTCGGCCAACAAGACCGTGGAGTTGCTTCGCAAAGTGGGGAGCCTGCTGGAGCTGGACACCCGCTATCCCGGCGAGCGGATTATAGACCGCATCGCCGCGTCCGATAAAATCATAAGGTTCAAGTCCATCATACGGATGGATGACGGAACGGTGGGGATTTTCCAATGTTTCCGCGTCCAGCATTCAGACACCCTGGGGCCATATAAAGGCGGCACACGGCTTCATCCGGCAGTGAACATGGACGAGGTGAAGATATTGGCCACCCTCATGACCTTGAAAACCGCCCTGGTGGATGTGCCATTCGGCGGGGGCAAAGGCGGCATAGTGGCCGACCCATCCAAAATGTCCCGTTCCGAGGTGGAGCGGCTCATCCGCAAATACGCGCTGAAACTTTTAAACGATATCGGCCCCAACACAGACATCCCCGCGCCGGACGTGAACACCGGCGAACGGGAAATGGCGTGGATATACGACGAGTATAGAAAATATAGAGAGCTTGCGCGAGGTGTGGTGACCGGTAAACCGCTGGAGCTGGGCGGCTCGGCGGGGCGAAACGAAGCCACGGGGGAGGCGGTTGCTTACATCGCCACCAGAGCGGCTCAGGACGCCGGGCTAAACAAAAGTTTCACCGTAGCCATTGAAGGTTTCGGGAAAGTGGGCATCCATTGCGCCCGGTGGTTGTGGGAGCGTGGCGTGAAAGTTGTGGCCGTCAGCGACAGCTCCGCCATGGTGGAAGATCCGGCGGGGATAAACGTGCCGGAGCTTATCGCCCACAAAGCGAAGAACGGAACCGTGGCGGGATTTCTACCGGCCCGCCCGCGGGAAGAGATAATTGCAACCAGGGCCGGCGTGTTCATCCCCTGCGCCCTGGAAGACTCCATACGGGTAGATAACGCAGGATCGGTAACGGCCAAAATAATTGTGGAAGGGGCCAACGCCCCCGTGGCGCTGGACGCGGAGCCTTTACTGCGCGAGCGGGGCATAACCGTGGTTCCGGACATAATGGCCAACGCTGGCGGGGTGATTGTCTCCTATTTCGAGTGGGTGCAGAACCGCGAAGGGTTTTATTGGGACGAGGCGCTGGTGAAACAGAGGTTGATGGACAAGATGGGCGCCGTGTACGGCAAGGTCACCAAATACGCCGCCGAAAAGAAGCTGAACTTGCGCGAAGCCGCATATTGCCTGGCGGTGGAGAAAATCGCCCGCGCCGTCCACGTGCGGGGGATTCAGTAG
- a CDS encoding helix-turn-helix transcriptional regulator yields the protein MASSHGKLGSSVYERVWRMAMEMNSATSVGETLDIVRKDCGQIVPFDVFMFLRMPGSGAGIPENPSGHNASFLDNFWLDYREGGFYEDDPAVAVFTKPGVKNVPFRANSAPKFYETPICRELLKKYHINVYMAMRMEFAAEKRVLGLGQLAGSRAYTQKDEDILALIGPHLSRSIEYCELLEKSRPESATTPLEQGQAAVWRFSLDMEITETNAPAERLMTRWKEGGISHEAGGRSVSLPRDVIGLLMTARNMWMAEQRSGSSLLHAPASRITVNAVREVYDFQAAVTRPINGASGVSITLVAERGQCDRNLVINRVCNLTLREKEVVMMAREGRSNRDISEMLTVCEQTVKQHMSSALRKTGARNRTELIHKLYGPEPH from the coding sequence ATGGCAAGCTCTCACGGGAAATTGGGATCATCGGTGTATGAAAGGGTGTGGCGGATGGCCATGGAGATGAACTCCGCCACCTCGGTCGGCGAAACGCTGGATATAGTTAGAAAAGACTGCGGGCAGATCGTGCCATTCGACGTGTTCATGTTTCTGCGAATGCCGGGATCCGGCGCTGGAATACCGGAAAATCCTAGCGGTCACAACGCCAGCTTTCTGGATAATTTCTGGCTGGATTACAGGGAAGGGGGGTTTTACGAAGATGATCCGGCTGTGGCGGTGTTCACTAAACCGGGGGTGAAGAACGTTCCCTTCCGCGCCAACAGCGCCCCCAAATTTTACGAAACCCCGATCTGCCGGGAACTGCTCAAAAAATACCATATCAATGTTTACATGGCCATGCGGATGGAGTTCGCGGCGGAAAAGAGAGTGCTTGGTCTTGGGCAACTTGCCGGGTCGCGCGCATACACCCAAAAGGACGAGGACATTCTTGCCCTTATCGGGCCACACTTGTCCAGAAGCATAGAATATTGTGAACTGCTGGAAAAATCACGCCCCGAATCCGCAACAACGCCTCTGGAACAGGGGCAGGCCGCCGTATGGAGATTCTCGCTGGACATGGAGATAACCGAAACAAACGCCCCGGCTGAAAGACTGATGACCAGGTGGAAGGAGGGCGGGATCTCCCACGAGGCGGGTGGCAGGTCCGTCTCGTTACCACGGGATGTAATTGGCCTTTTAATGACCGCGCGGAACATGTGGATGGCGGAACAAAGGAGTGGATCATCGCTATTGCATGCGCCCGCAAGCAGGATCACCGTGAACGCGGTGAGGGAGGTTTACGATTTCCAGGCGGCGGTTACACGGCCAATCAATGGCGCTTCCGGTGTGTCTATCACCCTTGTGGCCGAACGAGGCCAATGTGATCGGAATTTGGTCATAAACCGTGTTTGCAATCTTACTCTCCGGGAGAAAGAGGTGGTGATGATGGCCCGGGAGGGGCGCTCCAACCGGGACATATCGGAAATGCTCACGGTGTGCGAGCAGACCGTCAAACAGCACATGTCCTCCGCTCTCAGAAAAACCGGCGCCAGGAACAGAACGGAGCTTATCCACAAGCTGTACGGCCCGGAGCCGCATTGA